A window of the Yersinia rochesterensis genome harbors these coding sequences:
- a CDS encoding HI1450 family dsDNA-mimic protein, protein MQMDLNNRLTEDETLEQAYDIFLELAGDNLDPADILLFNLQFEERGGAELFDPAEDWQEHVDFDLNPDFFAEVVIGLADSDGEEINDVFARVLLCREKDHKLCHILWKE, encoded by the coding sequence CTGCAAATGGATCTTAATAACCGCCTGACTGAAGATGAAACGCTGGAGCAGGCTTACGATATATTTCTGGAACTGGCCGGTGACAACCTCGATCCAGCAGATATTTTATTGTTTAATCTTCAGTTTGAAGAGCGCGGTGGTGCTGAGTTGTTTGATCCCGCTGAAGATTGGCAAGAACATGTCGATTTTGATTTAAATCCGGACTTTTTCGCCGAGGTGGTCATTGGTCTGGCGGACAGTGATGGTGAAGAGATAAACGATGTATTTGCTCGTGTTCTGCTGTGCCGTGAAAAAGACCATAAACTTTGCCATATATTGTGGAAAGAGTAA